A region from the Hydrogenimonas sp. genome encodes:
- a CDS encoding 4-hydroxythreonine-4-phosphate dehydrogenase, translating into MKPKIAVSIGDPNGIGPEIALRAHKEISSFCTPLYFAGFDLFNDAAKRLRLEIPENFLHTSPAPAPEIRPGIATAESGEYSFRSFKKGVESVKAGECEAIVTLPINKEAWMRAGIPYKGHTEFLRDFFKRDAIMMLGCKKLFVALFTEHIPLKLVPEKIEKESLRSFLLDFHQETWAEKIGVLGLNPHAGDHGVLGDEERTIEEAVAEANSYMEEKFSLRPFEGPLVPDTAFSPGTRDRYTYLVAMYHDQGLAPLKALYFEESINVSLNLPIVRTSVDHGTAFDIAYLPGHTLSLKSYIEAATAAVELAAKKSQRP; encoded by the coding sequence ATGAAGCCGAAAATCGCCGTAAGCATCGGCGATCCGAACGGGATAGGCCCAGAGATCGCCCTAAGGGCGCATAAAGAGATCAGCTCATTCTGTACACCGCTCTATTTCGCCGGATTCGACCTGTTTAATGACGCGGCGAAGAGGCTGAGACTAGAGATACCCGAAAACTTCCTGCACACAAGCCCCGCTCCCGCCCCTGAAATAAGGCCCGGTATCGCTACTGCGGAGTCGGGTGAGTACAGCTTCCGCTCTTTCAAAAAGGGGGTAGAGAGCGTAAAAGCGGGTGAGTGCGAAGCGATAGTTACACTTCCGATAAACAAGGAAGCGTGGATGAGAGCCGGTATTCCATACAAAGGGCATACGGAGTTTCTGAGAGACTTTTTCAAAAGAGATGCGATCATGATGCTCGGATGCAAGAAGCTCTTTGTCGCACTCTTTACTGAACATATTCCTCTCAAGCTTGTACCTGAAAAGATAGAAAAGGAGAGTCTGAGAAGTTTTCTGCTCGACTTCCACCAAGAGACGTGGGCCGAAAAGATCGGGGTTCTCGGTTTGAACCCCCATGCAGGCGATCACGGAGTTCTTGGAGACGAAGAGCGGACGATCGAAGAGGCTGTTGCCGAGGCCAACTCCTATATGGAGGAAAAATTTTCACTGCGACCTTTCGAAGGGCCTCTCGTGCCAGATACAGCCTTTTCACCCGGCACGAGAGATCGATACACTTACCTGGTAGCGATGTACCACGACCAGGGCCTGGCACCGCTGAAAGCGCTATATTTCGAAGAGAGCATAAACGTAAGTCTAAATCTGCCAATCGTGAGAACCTCGGTAGACCACGGAACCGCTTTCGACATCGCCTACCTTCCGGGCCATACCCTCTCTCTCAAGAGCTATATCGAGGCTGCGACTGCGGCAGTGGAGCTAGCCGCCAAAAAGTCTCAACGCCCATAA
- a CDS encoding tRNA-guanine transglycosylase: protein MIFNIDATDGSARACTLETAHSTIRTPVFMPVGTSAAVKALDTLDMREHLDTQIILANTYHLYLRPGDAVVDAMGKLHGFTGYDRSFLTDSGGFQAFSLSDISRADDSGILFRSHIDGSKHYFTPSKVLDIQYNLGSDIMMILDDLVALPATKERLAVSVDRTTRWAEESINYHRFKQKEGVGTGQNIFAIIQGGTDREFRKISAEALCAMDFDGFAIGGLSVGEANSLMYDTVEYTTPFMPAGKPRYLMGVGTPEDLVENIERGIDMFDCVMPTRNARNGTLFTTFGKVNIKSARYKKDSDPIDPACNCYTCRRYTRAYLCHLYRAKELTYFRLASLHNLHYYLTLVREAREAILRGRFARFKSDFYLKRGAVDS, encoded by the coding sequence ATGATTTTCAATATCGATGCAACCGACGGATCAGCGAGAGCCTGTACCCTTGAAACGGCACACTCTACGATCAGGACACCGGTATTCATGCCGGTAGGAACAAGCGCCGCTGTAAAGGCCCTGGATACTCTCGATATGAGAGAGCATCTCGATACGCAGATCATACTGGCCAACACATACCACCTATATCTCAGGCCGGGAGATGCTGTGGTGGATGCGATGGGAAAGCTGCACGGTTTTACCGGATACGACCGCTCTTTTCTGACAGACAGCGGAGGCTTTCAGGCCTTCAGTCTAAGCGACATAAGCAGAGCCGACGACAGCGGTATTCTCTTCAGAAGCCATATAGACGGCTCCAAACACTACTTCACCCCCTCGAAGGTTCTGGATATCCAGTATAACCTCGGCAGCGACATAATGATGATACTCGACGATCTCGTAGCCCTGCCGGCGACCAAAGAGCGCCTGGCCGTATCGGTAGACAGAACGACGCGGTGGGCCGAAGAGTCGATAAACTACCACCGTTTCAAACAGAAAGAGGGGGTAGGCACCGGCCAGAATATATTCGCGATCATTCAGGGAGGTACCGACAGAGAGTTCAGAAAAATTTCGGCAGAAGCTCTTTGCGCTATGGATTTCGACGGCTTCGCCATAGGCGGTCTCAGTGTCGGAGAAGCGAACTCACTTATGTACGATACGGTCGAATATACAACCCCCTTCATGCCTGCCGGCAAGCCGCGCTACCTCATGGGAGTCGGAACCCCGGAGGATCTGGTTGAAAATATCGAGCGCGGCATAGATATGTTCGACTGTGTAATGCCTACCAGAAACGCCAGAAACGGTACACTCTTTACCACTTTCGGAAAGGTTAATATAAAATCGGCTCGCTATAAAAAAGATTCCGATCCCATAGATCCGGCTTGTAACTGCTATACCTGCCGCCGCTACACGAGAGCCTATCTCTGCCATCTCTACAGAGCGAAAGAGCTTACATATTTCCGTCTTGCATCGCTGCACAATCTGCACTACTATCTCACCCTCGTCCGGGAGGCCAGAGAGGCTATTTTGCGAGGGAGGTTCGCCCGGTTCAAAAGTGACTTCTACCTAAAAAGAGGAGCAGTCGACTCATAA
- a CDS encoding GDSL lipase family protein: protein MKISRLEFIVVAILLFTGLHFYNQYKMEKELPLESAEELQAIYHDGENPPVIVAFGDSLTYGTGARSAGVDNSYPAQLSKMLGLKVINEGVPGEMAETAHSRLTEVLKRYKPSIIILCEGGNDMLRARRPENIKRDLKNMVDAALNSGAEVILLGVPELTAFFHRDAGFYREIADETGVLYIPDTFSDLFSDDSLMSDQIHPNAKGYAIIARKIYEAIRGTL from the coding sequence ATGAAAATAAGCAGACTTGAATTTATAGTAGTGGCCATTCTCCTCTTTACCGGGCTCCACTTCTACAATCAGTACAAGATGGAAAAAGAGCTACCCTTGGAGAGTGCGGAAGAGCTTCAGGCCATCTATCACGACGGGGAGAATCCTCCTGTAATTGTCGCTTTCGGAGACAGCCTCACCTACGGCACAGGTGCAAGATCTGCGGGAGTGGACAACAGCTACCCCGCACAACTGTCGAAAATGTTGGGGCTCAAAGTAATCAATGAAGGAGTTCCGGGAGAGATGGCGGAAACGGCCCACAGCCGCCTGACAGAGGTCTTGAAACGATATAAGCCCTCCATTATCATCCTATGTGAAGGCGGAAACGACATGCTCAGGGCAAGGAGACCCGAAAATATAAAAAGAGACCTGAAAAATATGGTAGATGCGGCCCTCAACAGCGGCGCCGAGGTGATCCTGCTCGGTGTTCCTGAACTCACAGCCTTTTTTCACAGAGATGCCGGTTTCTACCGTGAAATTGCAGATGAGACCGGTGTACTCTATATTCCGGACACCTTTTCCGATCTATTTTCGGATGACTCTCTAATGAGCGATCAGATTCATCCCAATGCAAAGGGTTACGCTATAATCGCACGAAAAATCTACGAAGCGATAAGGGGAACTCTATGA
- a CDS encoding TrkA domain protein: MKQILILADGIVAKHFLHRISETFISTNEYTVVALDRAILPRQLPSNITSYQFDPTSYIKLSMLIKREFDDIFIIMKNRVDAEGAYQNIRRDKPYTRITFFNRWDIDFEDENLININANELLASRMYDFLPNVPVIAQNVGLGQGEIMEVLVPFGSAYVYRHIGTIEQNQWRIVALYRSNKLVLPKPSLMIKPNDLLLLVGKPSVLESVFKAIKQELGQFPAPFGENLYLYVDMIKEKRECIVSCLEQVKYLHRRFKGRRLIIRVANPSDIELLDDIKEMERQSGLINCFVDYRSRPASELISADMKQHNVGLLICGRDLFAEREFRKIFYSLRRPVLQISSYPLNDIRKLVVVLSEEKSMEFISATVFDVASQLDLNIELLDYDPDGEFEKKSFILNHYENLSHIFSKNLEIRQEKKNPIRELSGEGGFLQVLPFTQKILQSPLLSYFSADAEKLYFKLSYNPQLFVPVDIE, from the coding sequence ATGAAACAGATTTTGATCCTTGCCGATGGAATTGTAGCAAAACATTTTCTGCACCGCATCAGCGAGACTTTTATAAGTACCAACGAATATACTGTCGTCGCGCTCGATAGAGCAATTCTGCCTCGGCAGCTTCCTTCCAACATCACAAGTTACCAGTTTGACCCGACGAGCTATATAAAGCTCTCCATGCTCATCAAGAGGGAGTTCGACGATATTTTCATCATAATGAAAAACAGGGTCGATGCGGAGGGAGCCTATCAGAATATCCGTAGGGACAAGCCATATACGCGGATCACCTTCTTCAACAGGTGGGATATAGATTTCGAAGATGAGAACCTTATCAACATCAATGCGAACGAACTGCTGGCGAGCCGTATGTACGACTTTCTGCCCAACGTCCCGGTAATAGCCCAGAATGTGGGTCTGGGACAGGGTGAGATCATGGAGGTGCTGGTACCTTTCGGAAGTGCGTACGTATATCGTCATATCGGTACGATAGAGCAGAACCAGTGGCGCATAGTGGCACTCTACCGCTCCAACAAACTGGTACTTCCGAAACCGTCGCTCATGATAAAACCGAACGATCTCCTTCTGCTGGTAGGGAAGCCCTCAGTCCTGGAGTCGGTCTTCAAAGCGATAAAACAGGAGCTCGGGCAGTTTCCGGCCCCGTTCGGAGAGAATCTCTACCTCTATGTCGATATGATCAAGGAGAAGCGGGAGTGTATTGTAAGCTGCCTCGAGCAGGTCAAATATCTGCACAGAAGGTTCAAAGGCAGAAGGCTGATAATCAGGGTGGCGAACCCTTCCGATATAGAGCTGCTGGATGATATCAAAGAGATGGAGAGGCAGAGTGGTCTTATAAACTGCTTCGTAGACTACAGAAGCAGGCCGGCTTCCGAGCTGATAAGTGCAGATATGAAGCAGCACAATGTGGGACTTCTTATATGCGGAAGAGATCTCTTCGCCGAGAGAGAGTTCAGAAAGATTTTCTACTCTCTCAGGAGGCCCGTTCTGCAGATAAGCAGCTATCCGCTCAACGATATCCGCAAGCTTGTTGTTGTCCTTTCGGAGGAGAAGAGCATGGAGTTCATTTCCGCCACCGTTTTCGATGTCGCATCACAGCTCGACCTTAACATAGAACTGCTCGATTACGACCCTGACGGCGAGTTCGAGAAGAAGAGTTTCATTCTGAACCATTATGAGAATCTCTCGCATATCTTCTCTAAGAATCTCGAGATAAGGCAGGAGAAGAAGAACCCGATAAGAGAGCTCTCCGGCGAAGGGGGCTTTTTGCAGGTTCTGCCGTTCACACAGAAGATTCTGCAAAGCCCGCTGCTCTCATATTTCAGTGCAGATGCCGAAAAGCTCTACTTCAAGCTTTCGTACAATCCGCAGCTTTTCGTCCCGGTGGATATTGAGTAG
- a CDS encoding glucosamine--fructose-6-phosphate aminotransferase [isomerizing], with product MCGIVGYVGKREIKSRLIEGLRELEYRGYDSAGIAIMRGGSIESFKAVGKLSNLEEKTRDFSTEGLGIGIGHTRWATHGKPTELNAHPHMGEHSYVVHNGIIENYRDIKHMLENEGVRFLSQTDTEVIVHLFEKEAEKSGTLFEAFKTTIEKLDGAYAVLLITQKAPDTVFFARKGSPMIIGRSRNGEIFFASSDAPLIGEADEVAYMEDGTVGFVTPDSIAAEPEELVFVPLSGDKMTAQKGGYRFFMEKEIYEQYQVMSDTMIGRVLDEDISFEELEGEFLEGISRIKMCACGTSYHAALTASYLFERLSKIPVNVEIASEFRYKEPLLTDDTLFIVISQSGETADTLEALRMAKEAGLRTLAVCNVDNSSIVRMADATILTRAGIEKGVASTKAFATQVMVLWMLSLFFAKRRSTLLEEQIREELRFMSYVPKVLQKSLEVHEKCKRLSKRYLHGHGFFFIGRDIFYPLALEGALKLKEISYLHAEGYPAGEMKHGPIALADAELFTIALMPKTLLYDKTKSNVEELSARDSTILSISPEMFDLADDFILIHPHNHPMLEFFEMMIVEQLLAMEIAVRLGNDVDMPRNLAKSVTVE from the coding sequence ATGTGCGGTATTGTCGGGTATGTCGGAAAGAGAGAGATCAAAAGCAGACTGATTGAAGGGCTCAGGGAGCTGGAGTACAGAGGATACGACTCTGCGGGGATAGCCATAATGCGTGGTGGGAGCATAGAGTCTTTCAAGGCGGTCGGCAAACTCTCAAATCTCGAAGAGAAGACCCGTGATTTCTCTACCGAAGGTCTCGGCATCGGTATAGGGCATACCAGATGGGCCACCCACGGAAAACCGACGGAGCTGAATGCCCATCCGCACATGGGTGAGCACAGCTATGTGGTTCACAACGGTATAATCGAGAACTACCGTGACATCAAACATATGCTCGAAAATGAAGGTGTGAGATTTCTCAGCCAGACCGATACCGAAGTTATCGTACACCTTTTCGAAAAGGAAGCGGAAAAGAGCGGCACTCTGTTCGAAGCTTTCAAGACGACGATAGAGAAGCTTGACGGAGCCTACGCAGTTCTGCTTATAACCCAGAAGGCTCCCGATACGGTATTTTTCGCAAGGAAGGGCTCACCTATGATAATTGGCAGAAGCCGAAACGGTGAGATATTTTTCGCCTCTTCCGATGCACCGCTTATAGGGGAGGCTGACGAAGTTGCCTATATGGAGGACGGCACCGTAGGCTTCGTGACACCCGACTCGATTGCAGCGGAGCCTGAAGAGCTCGTTTTCGTTCCACTTTCCGGCGACAAAATGACGGCCCAGAAGGGCGGCTACCGCTTCTTCATGGAGAAGGAGATATACGAGCAGTATCAGGTGATGAGCGACACGATGATAGGAAGAGTGCTGGACGAAGATATATCGTTCGAAGAGCTGGAGGGGGAGTTTTTGGAGGGTATCTCACGTATCAAGATGTGTGCATGCGGTACCAGCTACCATGCGGCTTTGACCGCCAGCTACCTTTTCGAGAGGCTTTCGAAAATTCCCGTAAATGTCGAGATCGCCAGCGAGTTCAGGTACAAAGAGCCTCTGCTGACCGATGACACTCTATTTATAGTGATCAGCCAGAGCGGTGAGACCGCCGATACGCTCGAAGCACTCAGAATGGCGAAAGAGGCCGGCCTCAGAACACTTGCGGTCTGCAATGTCGACAACTCCTCTATCGTCAGGATGGCGGATGCCACGATTCTGACCAGGGCCGGGATAGAGAAGGGGGTGGCAAGCACGAAGGCATTTGCGACACAGGTGATGGTCCTCTGGATGCTCTCACTCTTTTTCGCCAAGAGAAGATCGACTCTGCTTGAAGAGCAGATTCGAGAAGAGCTACGATTCATGAGTTATGTGCCTAAAGTGCTACAGAAATCTCTTGAGGTGCATGAGAAGTGCAAACGTCTTTCCAAACGCTACCTTCACGGCCACGGCTTCTTCTTCATAGGCCGCGATATCTTCTATCCGCTCGCTCTGGAGGGCGCCTTGAAGCTGAAAGAGATCAGCTATCTGCACGCAGAGGGTTACCCCGCCGGCGAGATGAAACACGGCCCCATCGCACTTGCCGACGCCGAGCTCTTCACGATAGCACTGATGCCAAAAACACTCCTCTATGACAAGACTAAAAGCAATGTCGAAGAGTTGAGTGCAAGGGATTCCACCATCCTCTCGATATCACCAGAGATGTTCGATCTTGCCGATGATTTCATCCTGATACATCCGCACAACCACCCGATGCTGGAGTTTTTCGAAATGATGATCGTGGAGCAGCTGCTTGCGATGGAGATAGCCGTAAGGCTGGGGAACGATGTGGATATGCCAAGAAACCTGGCCAAAAGCGTTACTGTGGAGTAG
- a CDS encoding GTPase and tRNA-U34 5-formylation enzyme TrmE encodes MNGTIAAVATASGVGSVAIVRLSGDAALEIAKKITRRSSFTPRYATLTDLFDTEGEIIDEAIVIYFKAPRSFTTEDVVEFQCHGGSIVAEKILDTVLAYGARLAEPGEFTKRAFIGGRIDLTEAEAIAKLIEAKSEDAARILARQMKGELKDFVDDARERLLRAVAFAEVTIDYAEEDLPEDLVDNILRQLEELEEKMERIVSSSERRRGMIEGFKVAIIGKPNVGKSSLLNAILNYERAIVSSIAGTTRDTIEEQIRVGTHLVRIVDTAGIRRSADTIEQIGIERSVAAVEQSDIVIALFDFSSPWDEEDEQILSLLKRYGKDKEIIAALSKSDLPQKLEISKIEQYSPIPIDRENRAERVMEALENRLSKMAKGDELLLVSARQIEALRRTMEAVRSAREPLLSGELEIFTFYLNEAITSISSISKPVDFNDIMDKMFGEFCLGK; translated from the coding sequence GCGGCTCTTGAAATCGCCAAAAAGATAACACGAAGATCCTCATTTACCCCCCGATACGCAACACTGACCGACCTTTTCGATACTGAAGGCGAAATAATAGATGAAGCGATAGTCATATACTTCAAAGCCCCCCGCAGTTTCACTACCGAAGATGTCGTAGAGTTTCAGTGTCACGGCGGCTCGATTGTCGCTGAAAAGATACTCGATACCGTACTCGCATACGGAGCCCGTCTGGCGGAGCCCGGAGAATTTACGAAGAGGGCGTTCATAGGAGGCAGAATAGACCTGACCGAAGCCGAAGCGATAGCGAAGTTGATAGAGGCCAAAAGCGAGGATGCGGCCAGAATACTTGCCCGCCAGATGAAGGGTGAACTGAAAGATTTCGTAGATGACGCCAGAGAACGGCTGCTTCGTGCGGTGGCCTTCGCCGAAGTCACCATCGATTATGCGGAGGAGGATCTGCCCGAAGATCTTGTAGACAACATTCTGCGGCAGCTCGAAGAGCTCGAAGAGAAGATGGAGAGAATCGTCTCTTCCAGCGAAAGACGGAGAGGAATGATAGAGGGTTTCAAAGTTGCAATAATAGGAAAACCCAATGTAGGCAAGAGCTCACTGCTAAACGCGATACTCAACTACGAGAGGGCTATTGTCAGCTCCATAGCCGGTACCACCAGGGATACGATAGAGGAGCAGATCAGAGTCGGCACACATCTTGTCCGCATCGTAGACACGGCCGGGATACGCCGCTCGGCGGACACTATCGAACAGATAGGTATCGAACGCTCGGTAGCTGCTGTGGAGCAGAGCGATATTGTCATCGCCCTGTTCGACTTCAGCTCACCGTGGGATGAGGAGGATGAGCAGATCCTCTCCCTTCTGAAGCGGTACGGGAAAGATAAAGAGATCATTGCGGCTTTGAGTAAAAGCGATCTCCCCCAAAAGTTGGAGATATCCAAAATAGAGCAATACTCCCCGATACCAATCGACAGGGAGAACCGGGCAGAGAGGGTCATGGAGGCTCTGGAAAACAGGCTTTCGAAGATGGCGAAGGGGGATGAACTGCTGCTCGTTTCAGCCCGCCAGATCGAAGCTCTAAGACGCACTATGGAGGCTGTCAGAAGTGCGCGTGAACCGCTTTTGAGCGGAGAGTTGGAGATATTCACATTCTATCTCAACGAAGCGATCACATCCATAAGCTCCATATCCAAACCAGTGGATTTTAATGATATTATGGATAAAATGTTCGGTGAATTTTGTCTGGGAAAATAG
- a CDS encoding pyridoxine 5'-phosphate synthase, which produces MKLGVNIDHIAVLREARRINDPDPLEALGILKRAGADQVTIHLREDRRHIHDEDARRIVEQSPIPVNLECSTDESIIDIVCGLKPHRATLVPEKREEVTTEGGLDIITYEERTVAAIERLHAHEIEVSLFIDPDLETITRSDALGAEWIELHTGTYANIYAMLYSGLRNTHHSIKDLELPRHTLKTKLDESLTALKTAADHAASMGLKVAAGHGLNYQNVKAVADIEAVEELNIGQSIIARSIYTGLEDAILQMREILA; this is translated from the coding sequence ATGAAGCTCGGAGTGAATATAGACCACATTGCGGTTCTAAGAGAAGCGAGGAGAATAAACGATCCGGACCCTCTGGAGGCTCTCGGCATTTTGAAACGTGCGGGTGCCGACCAGGTGACCATACATCTGCGTGAAGACCGCAGGCATATTCACGACGAAGATGCCCGGCGGATTGTAGAGCAGAGCCCTATCCCCGTCAACCTGGAGTGCTCTACCGATGAGAGTATCATAGATATAGTATGCGGTCTCAAACCCCACAGGGCCACTCTGGTTCCGGAAAAACGGGAAGAGGTGACAACGGAGGGCGGTCTTGATATTATTACATATGAAGAGCGCACCGTCGCCGCTATAGAGAGGCTTCATGCCCATGAGATCGAAGTTTCTCTCTTTATAGACCCCGACCTCGAGACAATAACCAGATCGGATGCCCTAGGGGCCGAGTGGATTGAACTTCATACCGGAACATACGCCAACATATATGCGATGCTCTATTCCGGACTGCGAAACACACACCACTCCATAAAAGATCTGGAGCTTCCCCGCCACACACTCAAAACGAAACTGGACGAGAGTCTCACAGCTTTGAAGACCGCTGCCGATCATGCCGCCTCGATGGGGCTTAAGGTGGCCGCCGGACACGGCCTGAACTACCAGAATGTGAAGGCGGTTGCCGATATCGAAGCCGTAGAGGAGCTCAATATAGGCCAGAGCATTATCGCAAGAAGTATCTATACCGGTCTCGAAGATGCGATTCTTCAGATGAGAGAGATTCTTGCATGA
- a CDS encoding diguanylate cyclase/phosphodiesterase (GGDEF & EAL domains) with PAS/PAC sensor, producing MKKWRKKEICIIVAFIALTDIAALVQFFIIEVGSIKFYYFIIPSAVGAVFGTILVLTRHYYGKSKLADSFEKAAKTDFLTGTLNRFAFYELIKSEIERSKRKGRVFSLAMLDLDDFKVVNDRYGHQKGDDVLVSFCELVNSELRAVDRLNRWGGEEFMALLPETTVDEALVITERIRSKVGENCFGLKRAVTVSIGITQYRDNDTIESLVERVDSAVYDAKRLGKNRIEIR from the coding sequence ATGAAAAAGTGGCGGAAAAAGGAGATCTGCATAATAGTTGCATTTATCGCACTTACAGATATTGCAGCTTTGGTCCAGTTTTTCATCATAGAAGTCGGCTCTATAAAATTTTACTATTTTATTATACCGAGTGCAGTCGGGGCGGTATTCGGTACGATTTTGGTATTGACTCGCCACTACTACGGCAAATCCAAGCTGGCGGATAGTTTCGAAAAGGCTGCCAAAACAGATTTTCTTACGGGAACATTGAACAGGTTCGCCTTTTATGAACTGATAAAGAGTGAGATAGAGAGATCGAAAAGAAAGGGGAGAGTCTTCTCCCTGGCTATGCTGGATCTCGACGATTTCAAAGTAGTGAACGACAGATACGGCCACCAAAAAGGCGACGATGTTCTGGTCTCTTTTTGCGAACTTGTAAACTCTGAGCTCAGGGCGGTAGACCGTTTAAACAGATGGGGAGGCGAGGAGTTCATGGCTCTGCTGCCGGAGACGACCGTCGACGAAGCCCTTGTAATCACTGAACGTATCCGCAGTAAAGTAGGTGAAAACTGTTTCGGGTTGAAGAGGGCAGTCACAGTAAGTATAGGTATAACCCAATATCGTGACAACGACACCATAGAGTCTCTGGTCGAACGTGTAGACAGCGCTGTATACGATGCCAAAAGACTCGGAAAAAACAGAATAGAGATACGGTGA
- a CDS encoding 3-dehydroquinate synthase translates to MNIDISLPRSADRDYTITIDDIPKIELDSKAAVITNPKVAGLHLQRLLERIDAKELYVVVVPDGEEYKSMESVEYILDRLFDHRLDRSSVLIAFGGGVIGDMTGFAASIFQRGIDFIQVPTTLLSQVDASVGGKTGINNRFGKNLIGAFHQPSAVYIDTYWLDTLPEREFAAGVAEIVKMAVMFDRGFFEWLEKVELNNRENLEEAIRRSVELKAKVVIEDEQERGVRAVLNYGHTFAHVIENFSGYGNLLHGEAVAIGMIMADELAIASGLFSEEEAERVKKLLQRYGLPVDYRIDSAERFYDHFFLDKKSRDNRITFIVPQRIGEYAMLENPEREVVLSVLKKYEKGGEH, encoded by the coding sequence ATGAATATCGATATCTCTTTGCCTCGATCCGCCGACAGAGATTATACTATCACCATCGACGATATACCGAAGATAGAGCTGGATTCGAAAGCGGCTGTAATTACAAACCCGAAAGTCGCCGGACTCCATCTTCAAAGGCTTCTAGAGAGGATAGATGCGAAAGAGCTCTATGTCGTCGTCGTTCCTGACGGTGAAGAGTACAAGAGTATGGAGAGCGTGGAGTATATTCTTGACCGGCTCTTCGACCATCGTCTGGACAGAAGCTCTGTACTGATCGCCTTCGGCGGAGGGGTGATAGGGGATATGACCGGGTTCGCGGCGAGCATCTTTCAGCGCGGAATAGACTTCATACAGGTGCCGACAACACTCCTTTCACAGGTCGACGCAAGTGTGGGAGGAAAGACAGGTATAAACAACCGTTTCGGGAAGAACCTGATCGGTGCTTTTCATCAGCCGAGTGCGGTCTACATAGATACCTATTGGCTCGACACGCTTCCTGAAAGGGAGTTTGCAGCCGGTGTGGCGGAGATCGTAAAGATGGCGGTTATGTTCGACAGGGGTTTTTTCGAATGGCTCGAAAAGGTGGAGTTGAACAACCGCGAAAACCTGGAGGAGGCGATTCGCAGATCGGTCGAACTGAAAGCGAAAGTGGTTATCGAAGATGAGCAGGAGAGGGGCGTGCGTGCGGTTTTGAACTACGGTCACACCTTCGCACACGTAATCGAAAACTTCAGCGGTTACGGAAACCTTCTTCATGGAGAGGCCGTCGCTATAGGTATGATAATGGCCGACGAGCTCGCGATAGCTTCAGGTCTCTTCAGCGAAGAGGAGGCGGAGCGCGTCAAAAAGCTTCTTCAACGCTACGGACTTCCTGTCGACTACCGGATCGACTCGGCGGAACGCTTCTACGACCACTTTTTTCTCGACAAGAAGAGCAGGGACAACCGAATCACTTTCATAGTCCCTCAGCGGATAGGAGAGTATGCGATGCTTGAAAATCCCGAGCGGGAAGTTGTCCTTTCGGTGCTGAAAAAATATGAAAAAGGCGGAGAGCATTGA